In Pseudomonas putida, a genomic segment contains:
- a CDS encoding (2Fe-2S)-binding protein, with amino-acid sequence MELRINQKTYQVEAEADTPLLWVIRDDLGLTGTKYGCGLAQCGACSVLVDGNVVRACVTPVAGVVGREVTTIEAIEEDAIGKRVVAAWVEHQVAQCGYCQSGQVMAATALLKHSAQPSTEQIDAAMVNLCRCGTYNAIHAALHDLAQGEKA; translated from the coding sequence ATCGAACTACGCATCAACCAGAAGACCTACCAGGTCGAGGCCGAGGCCGACACGCCCCTGTTATGGGTGATCCGCGACGACCTGGGGCTGACCGGGACCAAGTACGGCTGCGGCCTGGCCCAATGTGGCGCCTGCTCGGTGCTGGTGGACGGCAACGTGGTACGCGCCTGCGTGACCCCGGTCGCCGGCGTGGTCGGGCGTGAAGTGACCACCATCGAGGCGATCGAGGAAGACGCGATCGGCAAGCGCGTGGTCGCCGCGTGGGTCGAGCACCAGGTGGCGCAGTGCGGCTACTGTCAGTCGGGCCAGGTGATGGCGGCCACCGCGCTGCTCAAGCACAGCGCCCAGCCCAGCACCGAGCAGATCGATGCCGCGATGGTCAACCTGTGCCGCTGCGGCACCTACAATGCCATCCATGCCGCCCTGCACGACCTGGCTCAAGGGGAGAAGGCCTGA
- a CDS encoding FadR/GntR family transcriptional regulator, with protein sequence MTEQQVQARVRRKPRSLAQELVTVLTERIRSGQLKRGDKLPTESQIMAEEGVSRTVVREAISRLQAAGQVETRHGIGTFVLDAPATGGFRIDPATVVTLREVLAVLELRIALEIESAGLAAQRRTDEQLAGMRAALDELNEGAAHANDAVSADFQFHLRIAQASGNHYFADIINHLGTSIIPRTRLNSARLAHDDQAHYLSRLMHEHEAIYEAIARRDSEGAKMAMRMHLSNSRERLRQAHEAAEAQRA encoded by the coding sequence ATGACAGAGCAGCAGGTACAGGCACGGGTCCGGCGCAAGCCGCGCAGCCTTGCCCAGGAACTGGTCACGGTGCTGACCGAGCGTATTCGCAGTGGCCAGCTCAAGCGCGGCGACAAGCTGCCGACCGAGTCGCAGATCATGGCCGAGGAGGGCGTCAGCCGCACCGTGGTGCGTGAAGCCATCTCGCGGCTGCAGGCTGCTGGTCAGGTCGAGACCCGCCATGGCATCGGCACCTTCGTGCTGGATGCGCCAGCCACTGGCGGCTTCCGCATCGACCCGGCAACGGTGGTGACCCTGCGTGAAGTGCTGGCGGTACTGGAGCTGCGCATCGCCCTGGAAATAGAGTCGGCCGGGTTGGCCGCGCAGCGCCGCACCGACGAGCAACTGGCGGGTATGCGCGCCGCGCTGGACGAGCTCAACGAGGGCGCCGCCCATGCCAACGATGCGGTGTCCGCAGACTTCCAATTCCACCTGCGGATCGCCCAGGCCAGCGGCAACCACTACTTCGCCGACATCATCAATCACCTGGGTACCAGCATCATTCCGCGCACTCGGCTGAATTCGGCGCGGCTGGCCCACGACGACCAAGCCCATTACCTGAGCCGGCTGATGCACGAACATGAGGCGATCTACGAGGCCATTGCCCGGCGCGATAGCGAAGGGGCGAAGATGGCCATGCGCATGCACCTGAGCAATAGCCGTGAGCGGCTGCGCCAGGCGCACGAAGCGGCCGAGGCGCAGAGGGCCTGA
- a CDS encoding DUF2231 domain-containing protein: protein MTAPDQTLYRCTPSPLHAILLAGSVPLFLGALLSDIAYYQSYQIQWANFAAWLIAGALLCCGLAILFALANLVRAERKGGRPTVYLLLLVATWILGLINAFEHAKDAWAVMPSGLVLSVIVSVLACVAAWTGMSNLRSGGAA from the coding sequence GTGACCGCACCAGACCAAACCCTCTATCGATGCACGCCCAGCCCGCTGCACGCGATCCTGCTGGCCGGCTCGGTTCCACTGTTCCTCGGCGCACTGCTGAGCGATATCGCCTACTACCAGAGCTACCAGATCCAATGGGCCAACTTCGCCGCCTGGCTGATCGCCGGAGCCCTGCTGTGCTGCGGGCTGGCGATACTGTTCGCGCTGGCCAACCTGGTGCGGGCCGAGCGCAAGGGTGGCCGGCCAACCGTCTACCTGCTGTTGCTGGTAGCGACTTGGATCCTCGGCCTGATCAACGCCTTCGAGCATGCCAAGGACGCCTGGGCGGTGATGCCGTCGGGCCTGGTGTTGTCGGTGATCGTCAGCGTGCTCGCCTGTGTCGCCGCATGGACCGGCATGAGCAACCTGCGTTCGGGAGGTGCGGCATGA
- a CDS encoding OsmC domain/YcaO domain-containing protein, translating into MEIKVNFLDNLRLEAKFDDFTVIADQPIRYKGDGSAPGPFDYFLASSALCAAYFVKLYCQSRGIPTENIRLSQNNIVDPENRYNQIFKIQVELPEDISEKDRQGILRSIDRCTVKKVVQTGPEFIIEEVDNLDADAQGLLMPVADSTTYIPGKDLPLEQTIANMSGLLAGLGMKIEIASWRNIVPNVWSLHVRDAQSPMCFTNGKGSTKEAALASALGEFIERLNCNFFYNDQFWGEDIANADFVHYPNEQWFKPGAKNALPTEILDPYTLEIYNPDGELRGSHLYDTNSGNTARGICSLPFVRQSDGEVVYFPSNLIENLFLSNGMSAGNTLAEAQVQCLSEIFERAVKREILEGELALPDVPQEVLAKYPGILAGIQGLEEQGFPVLVKDASLGGEFPVMCVTLMNPRTGGVFASFGAHPSFEVALERSLTELLQGRSFEGLNDLPQPTFESHALTEPNNFVEHFIDSSGVVSWRFFSAKADFEFVEWDFSGHGEDSNVQEAATLFGILEDMGKEVYMAVYDDLGANACRILVPGYSEIYPVEDLIWDNTNRALDFRADILNLHSLDSRSLKLLLKRLDNCDVDDYTTITTLIGVEFDENTAWGQLTLLELKLLICLAVQRLDEAKELVEAFLQFNDNTVERGLFYQALNVVLEVMLDDELAMADYEANFRRMFGDARMDAALGSVDGSVRFYGLTPTSMKLEGLDRHLRLIESYKKLHAARAKAAR; encoded by the coding sequence ATGGAAATCAAGGTCAATTTTCTCGACAACCTCCGGCTCGAAGCCAAGTTCGACGATTTCACGGTGATCGCCGACCAGCCCATCCGCTACAAGGGGGACGGCTCGGCTCCTGGACCGTTCGACTACTTCCTGGCTTCCTCGGCACTGTGCGCGGCCTACTTCGTCAAGCTGTACTGCCAGAGCCGCGGCATCCCGACCGAGAACATCCGCCTCTCGCAGAACAACATCGTCGACCCGGAAAACCGCTACAACCAGATCTTCAAGATCCAGGTCGAGCTGCCCGAGGACATTTCCGAAAAGGACCGCCAGGGCATCCTGCGCTCGATCGACCGCTGCACCGTGAAAAAGGTGGTGCAGACCGGCCCCGAATTCATCATCGAGGAAGTCGACAACCTCGATGCCGACGCCCAGGGTCTGCTGATGCCGGTGGCCGACAGCACGACCTACATTCCGGGCAAGGACCTGCCGCTGGAGCAGACCATCGCCAACATGTCGGGCCTGCTGGCTGGGCTTGGGATGAAGATCGAGATCGCCTCGTGGCGCAACATCGTGCCCAACGTCTGGTCGCTGCACGTGCGCGATGCCCAGTCGCCGATGTGCTTCACCAACGGCAAGGGCAGTACCAAGGAGGCGGCGCTGGCCTCGGCGCTAGGCGAGTTCATCGAGCGGCTGAACTGCAACTTCTTCTACAACGACCAGTTCTGGGGCGAGGACATCGCCAACGCCGACTTCGTCCACTATCCCAACGAGCAGTGGTTCAAACCGGGCGCCAAGAACGCGCTACCGACCGAGATTCTCGATCCGTACACCCTCGAGATCTACAACCCGGACGGCGAGCTGCGTGGCTCGCACCTGTACGACACCAACTCGGGCAACACCGCCCGCGGCATCTGCTCGCTGCCGTTCGTGCGCCAGTCGGACGGCGAGGTGGTGTACTTCCCATCCAACCTGATCGAAAACCTGTTCCTGAGCAATGGCATGAGCGCCGGCAACACCCTGGCCGAAGCGCAGGTGCAGTGCCTCTCGGAAATCTTCGAGCGGGCGGTCAAGCGCGAGATCCTCGAAGGCGAACTGGCCCTGCCTGACGTGCCGCAAGAGGTGCTGGCCAAGTACCCCGGCATCCTGGCCGGTATCCAGGGGCTGGAGGAGCAGGGCTTCCCGGTGCTGGTCAAGGACGCTTCGCTGGGCGGTGAGTTCCCGGTGATGTGCGTGACCCTGATGAACCCGCGCACCGGCGGCGTATTCGCTTCGTTCGGCGCCCACCCAAGCTTCGAGGTGGCGCTGGAGCGCAGCCTTACCGAATTGCTCCAGGGTCGCAGCTTCGAAGGCCTGAACGACCTGCCGCAGCCTACCTTCGAGAGCCATGCGCTGACCGAACCGAACAACTTCGTCGAACACTTCATCGACTCCAGCGGCGTGGTCTCCTGGCGCTTCTTCAGCGCCAAGGCCGATTTCGAGTTCGTCGAGTGGGATTTCTCGGGCCATGGCGAGGACTCCAACGTCCAGGAAGCGGCAACGCTGTTCGGCATCCTCGAAGACATGGGCAAGGAAGTCTACATGGCGGTGTACGACGACCTCGGTGCCAACGCCTGCCGCATCCTCGTGCCAGGTTATTCGGAGATCTATCCGGTCGAGGACCTGATCTGGGACAACACCAACCGGGCCCTGGATTTCCGTGCCGACATCCTCAACCTGCACAGCCTCGACAGCCGCAGCCTCAAGCTGCTGCTCAAGCGCCTGGACAACTGTGATGTGGATGACTACACCACCATCACCACGCTGATCGGGGTCGAGTTCGACGAGAACACGGCCTGGGGCCAACTGACCCTGCTCGAGCTCAAGTTACTGATCTGCCTGGCCGTGCAGCGCCTGGACGAGGCCAAGGAACTGGTCGAGGCGTTCCTCCAGTTCAACGACAACACCGTCGAGCGTGGCCTGTTCTACCAGGCGCTGAACGTGGTGCTGGAGGTGATGCTGGACGACGAATTGGCGATGGCCGACTACGAGGCCAATTTCCGCCGTATGTTCGGCGATGCGCGCATGGACGCGGCGCTTGGTTCGGTGGATGGCAGCGTGCGCTTCTACGGCCTGACCCCGACCAGCATGAAGCTCGAAGGCCTCGATCGCCATCTGCGCCTGATCGAGAGCTACAAGAAGCTGCACGCCGCACGCGCCAAGGCCGCGCGATAA
- a CDS encoding YeeE/YedE family protein, whose product MGFSATATPEQRRLGAPLIALALLLAGAWFLNLNAGFKQVLLLVVGAALGLTLYHAAFGFTSAWRVFINERRGAGLRAQMVMLTLAVLLFFPALSAGSLFGNPVTGLVAPAGVSVVFGAFIFGIGMQLGGGCASGTLFTVGGGNARMLVTLLFFIIGSVTATHHADWWFALPSLPPTSIVQSWGVGPALLVSVAVFAVIAWATIVLEKRRHGALEAPISSEHQGLRRFLRGPWPLLWGAIALALLNYATLALAGRPWGITSAFALWGAKTLQGLGIDVGSWVFWQAPVNAKALASPLWQDVTTVMDLGIVLGALLAAGLAGRFAPSLKIPLPSLIAAVIGGLLLGYGSRLAYGCNIGAYFSGIASGSVHGWLWLVAAYAGNVIGVRLRPLFFVGERRPATLSGC is encoded by the coding sequence ATGGGTTTTTCTGCAACCGCCACACCCGAACAGCGCCGCCTGGGCGCACCCCTGATCGCCCTGGCCCTGCTGCTGGCGGGCGCCTGGTTCCTCAACCTCAACGCCGGCTTCAAGCAGGTGCTGCTGCTGGTGGTGGGCGCAGCCCTTGGGCTGACCCTGTACCACGCGGCGTTCGGCTTCACCTCGGCGTGGCGGGTGTTCATCAACGAACGCCGAGGCGCTGGCCTGCGTGCGCAGATGGTGATGCTGACCCTAGCGGTGCTGCTGTTCTTCCCGGCCTTGTCGGCCGGCAGCCTGTTCGGCAACCCGGTCACCGGCCTGGTGGCACCTGCGGGCGTATCGGTGGTGTTCGGCGCCTTCATCTTCGGTATCGGCATGCAGTTGGGCGGCGGCTGTGCTTCAGGCACGCTGTTCACCGTGGGCGGTGGCAATGCGCGGATGCTCGTGACCCTGTTGTTCTTCATCATCGGCTCGGTCACTGCCACCCATCATGCCGACTGGTGGTTCGCGCTGCCTTCGTTGCCGCCAACCTCTATCGTTCAGAGCTGGGGTGTCGGCCCTGCGCTGCTGGTGAGCGTGGCGGTGTTCGCGGTCATCGCCTGGGCCACGATCGTGCTCGAAAAGCGCCGCCACGGCGCCCTGGAGGCACCGATCAGCAGTGAGCACCAGGGCCTGCGCCGCTTCCTGCGTGGGCCTTGGCCGCTGCTGTGGGGCGCAATTGCCCTGGCGCTGCTGAACTACGCGACCCTGGCACTGGCAGGCCGCCCATGGGGCATCACCTCGGCGTTCGCCCTGTGGGGCGCCAAGACCCTCCAGGGGCTGGGTATCGATGTCGGCAGCTGGGTGTTCTGGCAGGCGCCGGTCAACGCCAAGGCCCTGGCCTCGCCACTGTGGCAGGACGTCACCACCGTCATGGACCTCGGTATCGTCCTGGGGGCCTTGCTCGCCGCTGGACTGGCCGGGCGTTTCGCACCAAGCCTGAAGATTCCGTTGCCGTCCCTGATCGCTGCGGTGATTGGCGGTCTGTTGCTTGGCTATGGTTCGCGCCTGGCGTACGGCTGCAATATCGGCGCCTACTTCAGCGGCATCGCCTCAGGTAGCGTGCACGGTTGGCTGTGGCTGGTGGCGGCGTATGCCGGCAACGTCATCGGCGTGCGCCTGCGCCCACTGTTCTTCGTCGGCGAGCGTCGGCCGGCGACCCTGAGCGGCTGCTGA
- a CDS encoding xanthine dehydrogenase family protein molybdopterin-binding subunit: MNSPVDTPADLLKLQLGETVNLSRRRFLAGTAVGALVLGFGLPLGSARVQAAAATTERGTQVPAFLEIRPDGKVRLLSPFMEGGQGPFTAMAQIVGEELDVDPANFLVDSAPPGEAYVVMENGMRITGGSMSVRMSYPTMRRLGALARAMLLQAAAEQLGVPVSELSTEPGKVLHSASGRSLSYGELAGRAMDLPVPDPASVKLRDPSQFRWIGKPVRRLDAYDKSTGKAVYCIDIKLPDMLHAAVQHAPRLGMTVGKLRNEDQVKAMPGVHSLHQLPGAVAVVAERWWHAKRAVEALQVDWQEPGTGSKVRPMPADFSSDGWLEHLAAAQGPARDDENEGDVAKALAGAKTTLEATYHNQYLNHAQLEPPSALARFNPDGSLEVWLPNQAPDMFRDDIAKRTGLDPARITLHSPLLGGFFGRHFLYDSANPYPQAIALAKAVGRPVKLIWSREEEFLRDVLRPVAVVKFRAALDADGLPLAIEAVSATEGPTEALAGKQGDKIDPTAVEGLSGKSYAIANKRIAQIYVKGPAMLGYWRSVGNSLNDFFYESFLDELADKGGKDPFELRLHLLRDNQRLTNLLNAVADLSGGWKRGPFTAQDGSRRARGIAMASPFGSEAAAIAEVSIENGQVKVHDIWQAIDPGSIVNPAIIEHQVNGAVALGLSQTLVEEAVYVDGKPRARNYDLYPILPPSRMARVHVRIVESGAKMGGIGEPPLPAVAPAVANAVAQLTGQRVRSLPLSRHTFS; this comes from the coding sequence ATGAACTCGCCTGTCGATACCCCCGCCGATCTGCTCAAGCTGCAACTGGGCGAAACCGTCAACCTGTCGCGCCGGCGCTTCCTCGCCGGTACCGCGGTCGGCGCCCTGGTACTGGGCTTCGGCCTGCCGTTGGGCTCGGCCCGGGTCCAGGCGGCAGCTGCCACCACCGAACGCGGCACCCAGGTGCCGGCGTTCCTGGAAATCCGCCCGGACGGCAAGGTGCGCCTGCTGAGCCCGTTCATGGAAGGCGGACAAGGCCCCTTCACCGCCATGGCGCAGATCGTCGGCGAGGAACTGGACGTCGACCCGGCCAATTTCCTGGTCGACAGCGCACCGCCCGGGGAAGCCTACGTGGTGATGGAAAACGGCATGCGCATCACCGGAGGCAGCATGTCGGTGCGCATGAGCTACCCCACCATGCGCCGCCTCGGCGCCCTCGCCCGGGCTATGCTGTTGCAGGCCGCGGCCGAGCAGTTGGGCGTGCCGGTCAGTGAGCTGTCCACCGAGCCTGGCAAGGTGCTGCACAGTGCCTCGGGCCGCTCGTTGAGCTACGGCGAACTGGCTGGGCGGGCCATGGACCTGCCGGTACCGGACCCTGCGAGCGTCAAGCTGCGCGACCCCAGCCAGTTCCGCTGGATCGGCAAACCGGTGCGCCGCCTGGACGCCTACGACAAGTCCACCGGCAAGGCCGTGTACTGCATCGACATCAAACTGCCGGACATGCTCCATGCCGCCGTGCAGCATGCCCCGCGCCTGGGCATGACGGTCGGCAAGCTGCGCAACGAAGACCAGGTCAAGGCCATGCCGGGCGTCCACTCCTTGCATCAACTGCCGGGCGCGGTGGCCGTGGTCGCCGAACGCTGGTGGCACGCCAAGCGCGCGGTCGAAGCGTTGCAGGTCGACTGGCAGGAGCCAGGCACAGGCAGCAAGGTGCGGCCAATGCCGGCCGACTTTTCCAGCGACGGCTGGCTCGAGCACCTGGCCGCCGCCCAGGGCCCAGCCCGCGATGACGAGAACGAGGGCGACGTGGCCAAGGCCCTGGCGGGCGCCAAGACCACGCTCGAAGCGACCTACCACAACCAGTACCTCAACCACGCCCAGCTCGAGCCCCCTTCCGCGCTGGCCCGCTTCAACCCCGACGGCTCGCTGGAGGTGTGGTTGCCGAACCAGGCGCCAGACATGTTCCGCGACGACATCGCCAAGCGCACGGGCCTCGACCCGGCCCGCATCACCCTGCATTCACCCTTGCTCGGCGGCTTCTTTGGCCGCCACTTCCTCTACGATTCGGCCAACCCCTACCCCCAGGCCATCGCCCTGGCCAAGGCGGTCGGACGGCCAGTGAAACTGATATGGAGCCGCGAAGAAGAGTTCCTGCGCGATGTGCTGCGCCCGGTTGCGGTGGTCAAGTTCCGCGCTGCGCTGGACGCCGATGGCCTGCCGCTGGCGATCGAAGCCGTGAGCGCCACCGAGGGGCCCACCGAGGCACTGGCCGGCAAGCAAGGCGACAAGATCGATCCCACCGCCGTCGAAGGGCTGTCGGGCAAGTCCTACGCCATCGCCAACAAACGTATCGCCCAGATCTACGTCAAGGGCCCGGCCATGCTCGGCTACTGGCGTTCGGTAGGCAATTCGTTGAATGACTTCTTCTACGAATCATTCCTCGACGAATTGGCCGACAAGGGCGGCAAGGATCCCTTCGAACTGCGCCTGCACCTGTTGCGTGACAATCAGCGCCTGACCAACCTGCTCAATGCAGTAGCGGACTTGTCCGGCGGCTGGAAACGCGGGCCGTTTACCGCACAGGATGGCTCCAGACGCGCCCGCGGCATCGCCATGGCCTCGCCGTTCGGCTCGGAAGCGGCGGCCATTGCCGAGGTGTCGATCGAGAATGGCCAGGTCAAGGTGCACGACATCTGGCAGGCCATCGACCCCGGCAGCATCGTCAACCCGGCGATCATCGAGCACCAGGTCAATGGTGCCGTGGCGCTGGGCCTTTCGCAGACGCTGGTCGAGGAAGCGGTATACGTCGACGGCAAACCGCGCGCGCGTAACTACGACCTGTACCCGATCCTGCCGCCTTCGCGCATGGCCCGCGTGCATGTACGCATCGTCGAGAGCGGCGCGAAGATGGGCGGCATCGGCGAACCGCCGCTGCCTGCGGTGGCGCCAGCGGTAGCCAATGCCGTGGCCCAGCTCACTGGCCAGCGCGTGCGCAGCCTGCCCCTGAGCCGCCATACCTTCAGCTGA
- a CDS encoding class I SAM-dependent methyltransferase produces the protein MSTPLDTNALKARQQAAWASGDYAVIGTTLQLVGERLAEACDLRWDEQVLDVAAGNGNATLAAARRGCRVISTDYVAELLRRGEARAQAEGLDVQFQVADAEALPFTDGAFDAVLSTFGVMFAPDQLQAARELARVCRAGGRIGLANWTAQGFVGQMFKTLGRHVPPPAGALPPSRWGDEEQLRAMFGDAIGAMDVSRQQFNFRYRSAAHFIEVFRTWYGPVHKAFAALDVQAGEALERDLARLLEDNNRGGGDSLVVPSEYLEVVITRR, from the coding sequence ATGAGTACTCCTCTGGATACCAATGCCCTGAAGGCCCGCCAGCAGGCGGCGTGGGCCAGCGGCGACTATGCGGTAATCGGTACCACCTTGCAGTTGGTTGGCGAGCGGCTTGCCGAAGCCTGTGACCTGCGCTGGGACGAACAGGTCCTGGACGTGGCCGCTGGTAACGGCAACGCCACCCTGGCTGCAGCGCGGCGCGGTTGTCGCGTCATTTCCACCGACTATGTGGCCGAATTGCTCAGGCGCGGCGAAGCGCGTGCGCAAGCCGAGGGCCTCGATGTGCAGTTCCAGGTGGCCGATGCCGAGGCGTTGCCGTTCACCGATGGTGCGTTCGATGCAGTGCTTTCCACCTTCGGCGTGATGTTCGCGCCGGATCAACTGCAGGCGGCGCGTGAATTGGCCCGGGTCTGTCGCGCTGGCGGGCGCATCGGCCTGGCCAACTGGACTGCGCAAGGCTTCGTCGGCCAGATGTTCAAGACCCTGGGACGCCACGTACCGCCACCTGCCGGGGCTTTGCCGCCCTCGCGCTGGGGGGACGAGGAACAGCTGAGGGCGATGTTCGGCGATGCGATCGGGGCGATGGATGTGAGTCGCCAGCAATTCAACTTCCGCTATCGCAGCGCGGCGCACTTCATCGAGGTGTTCCGCACCTGGTATGGACCGGTGCACAAGGCGTTTGCGGCGCTGGATGTGCAGGCTGGCGAGGCCCTGGAGCGCGACCTGGCGCGGTTGCTTGAGGACAACAACCGGGGAGGAGGGGATTCGCTGGTAGTGCCCAGCGAGTACCTGGAGGTGGTCATTACCCGCAGATGA
- a CDS encoding PQQ-dependent sugar dehydrogenase: MNHLPVLSVLSLAVLLSACGGEGEATQSRGPDPKLPSPERGLLPSMKIAEPTHWGEQKPTVPEGFSITAIATDLKIPRQTLVLPNGDILVAEGRGGNAAKLKPKDVIASQIKAKGNTQVKGGNRLTLLRDADGDGTYETMSVFAENLNAPYGLAFADGKLYVANQDALVRFDYQEGQTKAGGPPTVLTQLPAEINHHWTKSLAVSPDGRYLYVGIGSNSNITERGLEVEADRAMVWQIDSQTGAHRPYATGLRNPTALAIEPGSGQLWAVVNERDELGPDLVPDYLTSVREGAFYGWPYSYWGQNVDERVKPQNPDKVAAAIKPDYSLGSHVAALGVSFSIPAMGTQFAEGAFVGEHGSWNRPNPVGYKVIFVPFSDGKPAGEPVDFATGFRGEDGKTRGRPVGVTVDPRGALIIADDLANTVWRVTRNR; this comes from the coding sequence ATGAACCACCTACCTGTATTGAGCGTATTGAGCCTGGCGGTGCTGCTCAGCGCCTGTGGTGGCGAAGGCGAAGCCACCCAGTCGCGTGGCCCCGACCCGAAACTGCCATCGCCAGAGCGCGGCTTGCTGCCAAGCATGAAGATCGCCGAACCGACGCACTGGGGCGAGCAGAAACCCACCGTGCCCGAGGGCTTCAGCATCACGGCGATTGCCACCGACCTGAAGATCCCGCGCCAGACCCTGGTACTGCCCAATGGCGACATCCTCGTGGCCGAGGGCCGGGGAGGCAATGCCGCCAAGCTCAAGCCCAAGGACGTCATCGCAAGCCAGATCAAGGCCAAGGGCAACACCCAGGTCAAAGGCGGCAACCGCCTGACCTTGCTGCGCGATGCCGATGGCGACGGCACCTACGAGACCATGAGCGTATTCGCCGAAAACCTCAACGCCCCCTATGGCCTGGCATTCGCCGACGGCAAGCTGTACGTGGCCAACCAGGATGCCCTGGTGCGCTTCGACTACCAGGAAGGCCAGACCAAGGCAGGCGGCCCGCCAACCGTGCTCACCCAATTGCCAGCCGAGATCAATCACCACTGGACCAAGTCCCTGGCGGTCAGCCCCGATGGCCGTTACCTGTACGTGGGCATCGGGTCCAACAGCAACATCACCGAGCGAGGGCTGGAAGTCGAAGCCGACCGTGCCATGGTCTGGCAGATCGACAGCCAGACCGGCGCCCACCGGCCGTACGCAACGGGCCTGCGCAACCCCACGGCGCTGGCCATTGAGCCGGGCAGCGGGCAGCTGTGGGCCGTGGTGAACGAGCGCGACGAGCTGGGCCCGGACCTCGTGCCGGACTACCTGACGTCGGTGCGCGAAGGCGCCTTCTATGGCTGGCCCTACAGCTACTGGGGCCAGAACGTCGACGAACGCGTCAAACCGCAAAACCCGGACAAGGTCGCGGCGGCCATCAAGCCTGACTACAGCCTCGGTTCCCACGTTGCAGCGCTTGGGGTGAGCTTCTCCATCCCGGCCATGGGCACGCAGTTCGCCGAGGGGGCTTTCGTCGGCGAGCATGGCAGCTGGAACCGGCCCAATCCGGTGGGCTACAAGGTGATCTTCGTGCCGTTCAGCGATGGCAAGCCGGCCGGAGAGCCGGTGGACTTCGCAACCGGTTTCCGCGGCGAGGATGGCAAGACCCGCGGCCGCCCGGTGGGTGTGACGGTCGACCCACGTGGCGCGTTGATCATCGCCGACGACCTGGCCAATACGGTGTGGCGCGTCACGCGTAATCGGTAA